In Triplophysa rosa linkage group LG7, Trosa_1v2, whole genome shotgun sequence, the following proteins share a genomic window:
- the trim63a gene encoding E3 ubiquitin-protein ligase TRIM63a, with amino-acid sequence MDIQTGQIVRAPSPMESLEKQLSCPICLDMFTKPVVILPCQHNLCRSCANDLYDSKNPYHYSGGIFRCPTCRFEVVLDRHGVYGLQRNLLVENIIDIYKQQLEKGNTLEPPLKTKETKELMCEVHEDEKINIYCMTCQTPTCSMCKVFGLHKDCEVSTLKTVYEAQKSELKNSIDLLGASNSCLQAMVTQMEETSKTVEENSQLQKQRLGEKFDLLYAILEERKGQLLEQITQEQDEKVVVVRSLIQQYNEQLQASIKLMDKASQTIANSSVAEFLIATKKLITEAKDASKCSHLQRPEPGFESMDHFTLFTDDVEAMLAKMDFGVGVDDDDEEEEEEE; translated from the coding sequence ATGGACATCCAGACGGGTCAAATAGTACGTGCTCCGAGCCCCATGGAGAGCCTAGAGAAGCAGTTGAGCTGCCCCATCTGCCTGGACATGTTCACAAAGCCGGTGGTCATTCTACCATGCCAACATAACCTGTGCCGCAGCTGCGCCAATGACCTCTACGACTCCAAAAACCCTTATCACTACTCAGGAGGTATCTTCCGCTGCCCTACCTGCCGCTTTGAGGTGGTGCTGGACCGCCACGGCGTCTACGGTCTGCAGAGGAACCTTCTGGTGGAGAACATCATTGACATCTATAAGCAACAGTTGGAGAAAGGTAACACCCTCGAACCCCCTTTGAAAACCAAAGAGACAAAAGAACTCATGTGCGAGGTGCACgaagatgaaaaaataaacatctaCTGCATGACCTGCCAGACACCCACTTGCTCTATGTGCAAGGTATTCGGTCTGCACAAAGACTGCGAAGTGTCCACCTTGAAAACCGTTTACGAAGCCCAGAAGTCCGAACTCAAAAATTCAATTGACCTGCTGGGCGCCAGCAACAGCTGCCTGCAGGCTATGGTAACGCAGATGGAGGAAACCAGCAAAACTGTGGAAGAAAACAGCCAACTGCAGAAGCAGAGATTGGGGGAGAAGTTTGACTTACTCTACGCCATCCTAGAGGAGCGCAAGGGCCAGCTCCTAGAACAAATCACCCAAGAACAGGATGAGAAGGTGGTGGTGGTGCGATCGCTTATCCAGCAGTACAATGAACAGCTGCAGGCCAGCATCAAGCTGATGGACAAAGCCTCCCAGACCATTGCCAACAGCAGTGTGGCCGAGTTCCTCATCGCCACAAAGAAGCTCATCACAGAAGCCAAAGACGCATCAAAGTGCTCCCATCTCCAGAGGCCTGAGCCTGGTTTTGAAAGTATGGACCACTTCACACTCTTTACTGATGATGTGGAGGCCATGCTTGCAAAAATGGACTTTGGGGTGGgtgttgatgatgatgatgaagaagaagaagaagaggaataA
- the mlpha gene encoding melanophilin a, giving the protein MDKKLDLSRLSEEEAKHVWEVIQRDFVLRKKEEERLGELKSKIEKEETKRELLSSQSNLADTHCIHCLQPFKFLVNSKRQCLDCKLYTCKPCSRYNKKERGWVCDPCRMTRVLTIGTLGWYHDNVHSRFKRFGSAKVMRSLYKRLNEEGHRDDDTQSMPDVRREYTNTFLLEKIAGVIRKTKRLLSVHPMDLDMDDYGPHSCRQSVQYIQERGQQNDLEHTADTHHQHRMNRRKSLDRFSHPDDGPYTEQRIVRARSLSKINSSVAPRKIYVDTSDEEDMFHYPIYQLPPRRRSRASSQENIQQGAPPINELSKRMSAIESLLNRLEEKMTVPAEQPVQPSAGQLEEEKLRKKLDELMSDRALSSDEDEPKKIPQSRGTTVRGRPQGDQAPIAPQEPLSSSSDEMLTEEQKVYLTAGKSFDMAKKLRMIEQNNKNHYFGLLTDSELSELEDHVALAAAKVQSTESEVSDIENKIAALSAKGLSIDKAKRKTLSLQHKRKFSQDIPSNRVHF; this is encoded by the exons ATGGACAAGAAATTGGATCTGTCCAGACTTTCAGAAGAGGAGGCTAAACATGTGTGGGAGGTCATTCAGAGAGACTTTGTCCTTAGAAAAAAGGAGGAGGAGAGGCTTGG GGAGCTTAAATCCAAGATCGAGAAAGAGGAAACAAAGAGGGAACTTCTGTCATCTCAATCAAACCTGGCGGACACTCATTGCATTCACTGTCTGCAACCCTTTAAGTTCCTGGTGAACAGCAAACGCCAGTGTTTGGACTGCAAACTCTATACCTGCAAGCCCTGCAGCCGCTATAACAAGAAAGAGCGTGGCTGGGTGTGCGACCCCTGTCGCATGACCAG gGTCCTGACAATTGGAACCTTGGGGTGGTACCATGACAATGTGCACTCTCGCTTTAAGCGTTTCGGCAGTGCTAAAGTGATGAGGTCATTGTACAAGAGATTAAATGAAGAGG GGCACCGTGATGATGACACACAGAGCATGCCTGATGTCCGCCGTgagtacacaaacacatttctgcTGGAAAAAATAGCTGGTGTT ATCCGAAAGACCAAGCGTCTACTGTCTGTTCACCCTATGGATCTTGACATGGATGATTATGGCCCTCACTCATGCAGACAGTCTGTCCAG TACATCCAAGAGAGAGGTCAGCAGAATGATCTAGAACACACTGCTGATACGCACCATCAACATCGCATGAACCGCAGAAAAAGTCTTGACAGGTTTTCGCACCCAG ATGATGGCCCGTACACTGAACAAAGAATTGTACGTGCTCGCTCTCTTTCTAAAATCAATTCCTCCGTGGCTCCGCGCAAGATCTACGTGGACACTTCAGACGAGGAGGATATGTTCCATTACCCTATCTACCAGCTGCCACCACGACGCCGCAGCAGGGCATCATCTCAAGAAAACATTCAACAGGGAGCCCCACCG ATCAATGAACTGAGCAAAAGAATGTCTGCCATTGAGAGTCTCCTGAATCGACTGGAAGAGAAAATGACTGTGCCTGCTGAACAG CCTGTCCAGCCCTCAGCAGGGCAGCTGGAGGAGGAGAAGCTCAGGAAAAAATTAGATGAGCTGATGAGTGACAGGGCCCTTTCCTCTGATGAGGATGAGCCGAAGAAGATTCCTCAGTCCAGAGGGACCACTGTAAGAGGGAGACCACAGGGAGACCAGGCACCTATTGCCCCTCAAGAACCCTTGAGCTCCTCCAGCGATGAGATGCTcaccgaagaacaaaag GTATATTTGACTGCAGGGAAGTCTTTCGATATGGCAAAGAAGTTGAGAATGATTGAGCAGAATAATAAGAATCACTACTTTGGCCTGCTAACTGATTCAGAACTTTCTGAGCTAGAGGACCATGTTGCTTTGGCAGCTGCCAAAGTTCAAAGCACAGAGAGTGAG GTCTCGGACATTGAGAACAAGATAGCTGCTCTGAGTGCTAAAGGACTATCAATTGATAAAGCTAAGAGAAAG ACACTGAGTCTACAACATAAAAGGAAGTTTTCCCAAGACATTCCTTCAAACAGAGTGCATTTTTAA